A part of Myxococcus landrumus genomic DNA contains:
- a CDS encoding RNA polymerase sigma factor, which translates to MSLGDTGRRVVAMPARRLALERAPDEALCRAFLDGEETAFEVLVTRHRALVFSLVRRYATRPEDAADLTQAAFLRALEASRRVFARWIPRGPTPFRAWLVRIALNLAKNHARNTRRWRPVLVEAPDDAATEAPGESAQEGLERSEQARRVREEVLLLPRRQREVLTLRVDGALAFKDIAETLGITENNAKVQFHLAVKRLKARVAEPEEKQ; encoded by the coding sequence GTGAGCCTCGGGGACACAGGCCGACGGGTGGTGGCGATGCCGGCGCGCCGGTTGGCCCTGGAGCGGGCGCCGGACGAGGCCCTCTGCCGCGCGTTCCTGGACGGAGAGGAGACGGCCTTCGAGGTGCTGGTGACTCGGCACCGGGCGCTCGTCTTCTCGCTGGTGCGCCGTTATGCGACCCGGCCCGAGGACGCCGCGGACCTGACGCAGGCCGCCTTCCTGCGGGCGCTGGAGGCCTCTCGCCGCGTGTTCGCGCGCTGGATTCCCCGGGGCCCCACACCCTTTCGGGCCTGGCTGGTGCGCATCGCCCTCAACCTGGCGAAGAACCATGCCCGCAACACCCGCCGGTGGCGGCCCGTGCTGGTGGAAGCGCCGGACGACGCGGCCACGGAGGCTCCGGGGGAGTCGGCCCAGGAGGGACTGGAGCGCTCCGAACAGGCGCGGCGGGTGCGCGAGGAGGTGCTGCTGCTGCCCCGGCGCCAGCGCGAGGTCCTGACGCTGCGCGTGGATGGTGCGCTGGCGTTCAAGGACATTGCCGAGACGCTCGGCATCACGGAGAACAACGCGAAGGTGCAGTTCCACCTGGCCGTGAAGCGTCTCAAGGCGCGGGTGGCCGAGCCGGAGGAGAAGCAGTGA
- a CDS encoding TIGR02265 family protein — translation MVLEGSGSRIKGGVLISRLNMLRQQGGQVRVDQVLGRLPPSDQALLRKSLLPVAWYPLELNLRLDSAIAEVLSPDDEGRAFIEMGRASAEESLRGPQHGFLRPGDPHFLLSQAARIYRFYYAVGSRTYDRTGPRSAVLRTFSAENVTQADCLTIVGWHERAIELSGGLSPRITHPMCRAQGAPHCEYHCCWD, via the coding sequence ATGGTGCTGGAAGGCTCGGGCTCTCGCATCAAGGGGGGCGTGCTCATCTCCCGGCTGAACATGCTGCGGCAGCAGGGCGGGCAGGTTCGCGTGGATCAAGTCCTGGGACGGCTGCCTCCTTCAGACCAGGCCTTGCTGCGCAAGTCGCTCCTCCCCGTGGCGTGGTACCCGCTGGAGCTCAACCTGCGCCTGGACTCCGCCATCGCGGAGGTGCTGTCCCCGGACGACGAGGGCCGGGCCTTCATCGAGATGGGGCGGGCGTCCGCGGAGGAGTCGCTGCGCGGTCCCCAGCACGGATTCCTCCGGCCGGGTGATCCGCACTTCCTGCTGAGCCAGGCGGCGCGCATCTACCGGTTCTATTACGCGGTGGGCTCGCGGACGTACGACAGGACGGGGCCCCGCTCCGCCGTCCTGCGCACCTTCAGCGCGGAGAACGTCACGCAGGCGGACTGCCTCACCATCGTCGGGTGGCATGAGCGCGCCATCGAGCTGTCGGGCGGCCTGTCACCGCGCATCACCCACCCCATGTGCCGGGCCCAGGGCGCGCCCCACTGCGAATACCACTGCTGCTGGGATTGA